A single Atopobiaceae bacterium DNA region contains:
- a CDS encoding sulfite exporter TauE/SafE family protein — MATIALFLVFKNLHLADVPKAEQGASMGLLFVIGLLTSVHCLTMCGGILLSQTCGTDLLRAQSPQGTDAGRNPAPTRARPLVSALAYNAGRVALCCALGAAFGGLGTVLTYTKDMRSMVLTLAGAAVVLVGLQMWGLFPSLRRLEVVPRRPKGTNLPSRHGRVWRWPALVGAATALMPCAASYTMWLFAMGTGSAASGALSMLAWSLGTTPLMVAFGCAGAAVPRRWSKWMLRVGVILMLALGLKMLSNGIALIG, encoded by the coding sequence GTGGCGACCATCGCGCTGTTCCTCGTCTTCAAGAACCTCCACCTGGCCGACGTCCCCAAGGCCGAACAGGGTGCGTCGATGGGGCTCCTCTTCGTGATCGGCCTCCTCACGAGCGTCCACTGCCTCACGATGTGCGGAGGCATCCTGCTCTCGCAGACCTGTGGCACCGACCTGCTGCGTGCCCAGTCGCCACAGGGCACCGACGCCGGGAGGAACCCCGCCCCCACCCGTGCCCGGCCCCTCGTCTCGGCCCTCGCCTACAACGCGGGACGGGTCGCGCTCTGTTGTGCGCTCGGAGCGGCGTTCGGCGGCCTGGGAACCGTGCTCACCTACACGAAGGACATGCGGAGCATGGTCCTCACGCTGGCTGGGGCGGCCGTCGTCCTCGTCGGCCTGCAGATGTGGGGCCTCTTCCCCTCCCTCAGGAGGCTCGAGGTCGTCCCGCGACGCCCCAAGGGGACGAACCTCCCGAGCCGGCATGGGAGGGTATGGAGATGGCCCGCTCTCGTCGGCGCGGCGACGGCCCTCATGCCCTGCGCTGCGTCCTACACGATGTGGCTCTTTGCCATGGGGACGGGCTCGGCTGCGTCAGGCGCCCTCTCGATGTTGGCATGGTCACTGGGCACGACCCCGCTCATGGTCGCGTTCGGCTGCGCGGGTGCGGCGGTTCCACGGCGCTGGTCGAAGTGGATGCTCCGGGTAGGCGTGATACTCATGCTGGCCCTTGGCCTCAAGATGCTCTCGAACGGGATCGCGCTCATAGGCTGA
- a CDS encoding TetR/AcrR family transcriptional regulator produces MPLIVDKEQVRGQILDAFEACLHDRPMNEVTLRDIAAVAGMSHPKLLNYFGSKDEIVLAYCRYVQGYMTEHCKAWFMAHERADYASDLDYLDDFMRYVMVGDPKEHRPDATVQTYVLAHYDTRVHEVVSAEFVGWRKTMERCLRDSLGEGVGAKEAEAMMVLVSGAFVCHYNGALTGAIDGELLRRLAGLTGALVPGQGPTAP; encoded by the coding sequence ATGCCACTGATCGTTGACAAGGAGCAGGTCCGTGGGCAGATCCTCGATGCCTTCGAGGCCTGTCTGCACGACAGGCCCATGAACGAGGTCACGCTCCGTGACATCGCGGCCGTGGCGGGGATGTCACACCCCAAGCTGCTCAACTACTTCGGGTCGAAGGACGAGATCGTGCTGGCCTACTGCCGCTACGTGCAGGGGTACATGACCGAGCACTGCAAGGCGTGGTTCATGGCCCATGAACGGGCGGACTATGCCTCCGACCTCGACTACCTTGACGACTTCATGCGGTATGTGATGGTGGGGGACCCGAAGGAGCATCGGCCTGACGCGACCGTGCAGACCTACGTCCTGGCTCACTACGACACGCGCGTGCACGAGGTCGTCTCTGCGGAGTTCGTCGGGTGGCGCAAGACCATGGAGCGATGCCTTCGCGACTCGTTGGGCGAGGGGGTCGGGGCCAAGGAGGCCGAGGCGATGATGGTGCTCGTCTCGGGCGCCTTCGTCTGCCACTACAACGGGGCCCTCACTGGTGCGATCGATGGCGAGCTGCTGCGGCGGCTCGCCGGGCTGACGGGCGCGCTGGTGCCGGGTCAGGGCCCTACGGCTCCGTGA
- a CDS encoding HAD-IC family P-type ATPase: protein MPDRPEAPVRTPDTGAAGACPCCSSIDTDASTTDAQQLYLLRRLVLACLLTMPLVWSPPAMVQLVLAGIVQFGPGMVFYRAAASSVREHQVGMDLLVSISTSVIYAYSVVIALTQHEDVQLYFLSGCVLVCLILFGRYLEVAAKGETGRSIRGLMRLQPQQVRLERDGDIREVDASEVSPTDVVLVRAGERVPIDGRIASGTCLVDESMMTGESDPVLRHEGDELVGGTLLRDGQVRLTPTHVGSPSVLEQIIQVVERAQETKAPVQELADRIASRFVPIVLGIVVLVFLAWWCLADPGDVGHATVIACGVLVVACPCALGLATPTSIMVGTGRAAELGVLFRDATTLEQARSADVIVFDKTGTLTSGVVVADDGTAEKDAGPRLPQVTSDVVRPAAAHVVSELTKAGCEVWLMSGDVERHVKDIARETGIDEDHVLWGISPQEKAQNVARLKDGGRTVAMVGDGVNDAPALATADIGIAMGSGHDVAIESAGVVLLGGRLEAVPLALRLSDDVYHNVRQNLVWAIAYNAVAIPLAATGLINPSIAAAAMSASSIAVLMHSLALRKAEEGTI, encoded by the coding sequence ATGCCTGATCGGCCCGAAGCCCCCGTCCGGACGCCCGACACGGGAGCCGCCGGGGCCTGCCCCTGCTGCTCGTCCATCGACACCGACGCCTCCACGACCGATGCCCAGCAGCTCTACCTGCTTCGGAGGCTCGTGCTCGCCTGCCTGCTCACCATGCCGCTGGTCTGGAGCCCGCCGGCCATGGTCCAGCTCGTCCTCGCCGGTATCGTGCAGTTCGGGCCTGGCATGGTCTTCTACCGTGCCGCGGCATCCTCCGTCCGCGAGCATCAGGTGGGCATGGACCTGCTCGTGTCCATCTCGACCTCGGTCATCTATGCCTACAGCGTCGTGATCGCACTCACCCAGCACGAGGACGTGCAGCTCTACTTCCTCTCGGGCTGCGTGCTCGTCTGCCTCATCCTCTTCGGGCGTTACCTCGAGGTGGCGGCAAAGGGCGAGACGGGACGGTCGATCCGCGGCCTCATGCGCCTCCAGCCCCAGCAGGTCCGTCTCGAGCGGGACGGGGACATCCGCGAGGTCGACGCCTCGGAGGTGTCTCCGACCGACGTCGTGCTCGTGCGCGCCGGAGAGCGCGTGCCCATAGACGGCCGCATCGCGAGCGGCACCTGCCTCGTGGACGAGTCCATGATGACGGGAGAGAGCGACCCCGTGCTCCGGCACGAGGGGGACGAGCTGGTGGGCGGCACGCTCCTTCGCGACGGCCAGGTCCGCCTGACACCGACGCACGTGGGGTCCCCCTCCGTCCTCGAGCAGATCATCCAGGTCGTGGAACGTGCCCAGGAGACGAAGGCACCCGTTCAGGAGCTCGCTGACCGCATCGCCTCGCGTTTCGTCCCCATCGTGCTGGGCATCGTGGTCCTGGTGTTCCTCGCCTGGTGGTGCCTTGCGGACCCAGGCGACGTCGGGCATGCGACCGTGATCGCCTGCGGCGTGCTCGTGGTGGCATGCCCTTGTGCGCTGGGGCTGGCCACTCCCACGAGCATCATGGTGGGCACCGGCAGGGCGGCCGAGCTCGGCGTGCTCTTTCGCGATGCCACCACCTTGGAGCAGGCCAGGTCGGCAGACGTCATCGTCTTCGACAAGACCGGGACGCTCACCTCGGGAGTGGTCGTGGCAGACGACGGGACGGCCGAGAAGGACGCAGGCCCTCGCCTCCCCCAGGTCACCAGCGACGTGGTCCGTCCCGCCGCTGCCCACGTGGTGAGCGAGCTCACCAAGGCCGGATGCGAGGTATGGCTCATGAGCGGCGATGTGGAGCGCCACGTCAAGGACATCGCACGAGAGACGGGGATCGACGAGGACCATGTGCTCTGGGGAATCTCCCCCCAGGAGAAGGCCCAGAACGTGGCCCGGCTCAAGGACGGCGGACGTACGGTGGCGATGGTGGGGGACGGCGTCAACGACGCGCCCGCGCTCGCCACGGCCGACATCGGCATCGCCATGGGAAGCGGGCATGACGTCGCCATCGAGAGCGCAGGGGTCGTGCTTCTCGGCGGCCGCCTCGAGGCCGTGCCGCTCGCGCTGCGCCTCTCCGATGACGTCTACCACAACGTGCGGCAGAACCTCGTCTGGGCCATCGCCTACAACGCGGTCGCGATTCCGCTGGCCGCGACCGGGCTCATCAACCCCTCGATTGCGGCGGCAGCCATGTCAGCCTCCTCGATCGCCGTGCTCATGCATTCGCTGGCACTACGTAAGGCAGAGGAAGGAACCATATGA